Proteins from a genomic interval of Streptomyces sp. NBC_00820:
- a CDS encoding transcriptional regulator, with protein MPEKNIDFGKFGARGIRGSDAVARQLDRLAGHIATPVTAKRGLMARLHYLTTSDRTWQAAKDAGLTVSDRTLKAWLEDRRRPSKANLERIDAAYRAVRRRNVARHLTARLNREGRGTRVEIHPLDQSGVARPLQRVVEHRSMNVRGWDKIVGSWAAGDHQGLDDAWTADVLPDLGSQWGQYEYVKNIGFAA; from the coding sequence ATGCCGGAGAAGAACATCGACTTCGGGAAATTCGGAGCCCGGGGCATCAGAGGCAGCGACGCCGTCGCCCGCCAGCTCGACCGACTCGCCGGCCACATCGCCACCCCGGTGACCGCCAAACGGGGCCTGATGGCACGCCTGCACTACCTGACGACATCGGACAGGACCTGGCAGGCCGCCAAAGACGCCGGACTGACCGTGAGCGACCGGACACTGAAGGCATGGCTGGAGGACAGACGCCGTCCGTCGAAGGCCAACCTGGAACGCATCGACGCCGCATACAGGGCGGTGCGGCGCCGCAACGTCGCCCGCCACCTCACCGCCCGCCTCAACCGTGAGGGCCGCGGCACCCGGGTGGAAATCCACCCTCTCGACCAGTCCGGCGTGGCGCGCCCGCTCCAGCGTGTGGTGGAACACCGGTCGATGAACGTGCGCGGCTGGGACAAGATCGTCGGGTCCTGGGCGGCCGGCGACCATCAGGGACTGGACGACGCCTGGACCGCCGATGTCCTGCCCGACCTCGGCTCCCAGTGGGGCCA